A part of Bacillus thuringiensis genomic DNA contains:
- a CDS encoding restriction endonuclease, whose translation MAKRKKKQDESILGSLLVITFFGVLWKPEFLVPIVMLSAAIILLYMYVNVKKLRELRQSGIYDIDKMSGHQFEKYLGSLFPALGYKTEITKASNDFGADLILRKDDKRIIVQAKRYKNNVGIKSVQEIVGAKEFYKADETWVVTNSEFTAAAYKLAKVNRVVLINREKLIKLISQGKREKRN comes from the coding sequence ATGGCTAAGCGAAAGAAAAAGCAAGATGAATCAATATTGGGATCTTTACTAGTTATTACGTTTTTCGGAGTGTTGTGGAAACCGGAATTTTTAGTACCGATAGTAATGCTATCAGCGGCAATTATATTATTATATATGTATGTGAATGTAAAAAAGCTAAGAGAACTTCGGCAATCAGGAATTTATGATATTGATAAAATGAGCGGACACCAGTTTGAAAAATATTTAGGAAGTCTATTTCCGGCTTTGGGTTATAAAACAGAGATTACTAAAGCATCTAACGATTTTGGTGCAGATTTAATTTTGAGAAAAGATGATAAAAGAATTATTGTACAGGCAAAACGCTATAAGAATAACGTTGGAATTAAATCTGTTCAGGAGATTGTTGGTGCAAAAGAATTTTATAAAGCTGATGAAACATGGGTTGTTACAAATAGTGAATTTACAGCCGCAGCATACAAACTCGCTAAAGTGAATCGAGTTGTATTAATTAATCGAGAGAAACTTATTAAGTTAATTAGTCAGGGCAAACGAGAAAAGAGAAATTAG
- a CDS encoding UvrD-helicase domain-containing protein: protein MGLHIIPNDLPSLTPGERKVLEKVRSLYKDVQREAYLYIQPRIRHLEPDFILIDSQRGVTIFEVKDWELSYIRRADRRKIDLADGKQVDNPFCKANLYHTAAQRLFSLQDVLKNERNELKFKLHTNVIFPYLHSNKIEESGLDQVFNQPPAQCISSDMLSTVNINQLFKNEFSFVEEDEIIAIRTLLFPEIKVSCSDNQISTKELITALDAEQERFAKRVPYGHYMVTGVPGSGKTVLLLARAIHLVREHPEWKIKILTYNRSLKTKIENKLNSLAADLAFMNVRLENIDVSTFHKFALDTASICVPQKNTVKWWNEELPEVAIQRAQSSYDAVLVDEYQDFLDDWIRLCVKSCKEHTYVNNQKETVTGINLFLAGDRLQSIYNNSDHSWKSLGIDMRGRSSLLKKSYRAGSQHIDLALNFLKQEKKLEEEVNKFYCPMSELSFENEMKDGVSFIEGSYEDISNKVYELIKREGYKPEDILILCRERKDCESIQEKLNHEIRQKVKVTKNITEGHLIITTYHSSKGLEAPIVFLVDVDKFERMQLEQNDIKLRKLLYVGMTRSSEHLYIHAGSYDKPSFGQVLRNEIS, encoded by the coding sequence GTGGGTTTACATATTATACCGAATGATTTGCCGAGCTTGACTCCAGGTGAGAGAAAAGTACTGGAAAAGGTTCGGTCTTTATATAAAGATGTGCAAAGAGAAGCGTATTTATATATTCAGCCAAGAATTAGACATTTAGAACCTGATTTTATTTTAATTGATTCACAAAGAGGTGTAACCATCTTTGAAGTGAAGGATTGGGAACTTTCTTACATTAGAAGAGCGGATAGAAGAAAAATAGATTTAGCAGATGGGAAACAGGTAGATAATCCGTTTTGTAAAGCTAACTTATACCATACAGCAGCACAGAGATTATTTAGTTTGCAAGATGTTTTAAAAAATGAACGGAACGAATTAAAGTTTAAATTACATACTAATGTTATATTTCCGTATCTTCATTCTAATAAGATTGAAGAGAGTGGATTAGATCAAGTATTTAATCAGCCACCAGCGCAGTGTATTTCATCTGACATGTTAAGTACAGTAAATATAAATCAATTATTTAAAAATGAATTTAGTTTCGTAGAAGAAGATGAAATTATTGCAATAAGAACACTATTATTTCCGGAAATTAAGGTTAGTTGTAGCGATAATCAAATCAGTACAAAAGAATTAATTACAGCACTAGATGCAGAGCAAGAGCGTTTCGCGAAGCGTGTACCGTACGGTCACTATATGGTAACTGGAGTTCCGGGTAGTGGGAAAACGGTTTTATTGCTAGCTCGTGCAATTCATCTAGTACGTGAACATCCAGAATGGAAAATAAAAATATTAACGTATAATAGGTCGTTAAAAACAAAAATTGAAAACAAATTGAATTCTTTAGCAGCTGATCTTGCCTTTATGAATGTGCGCTTGGAGAATATAGATGTTAGCACTTTTCATAAATTTGCGCTAGATACAGCAAGTATATGTGTACCCCAAAAAAATACAGTGAAGTGGTGGAATGAAGAATTGCCGGAAGTAGCTATACAGAGAGCTCAATCATCATATGATGCTGTTTTAGTGGACGAATACCAAGACTTTCTAGATGATTGGATTCGATTATGTGTGAAGTCTTGTAAAGAACATACGTATGTTAATAATCAAAAGGAAACTGTTACTGGGATAAATTTATTTTTAGCAGGAGATAGACTACAGAGCATTTATAATAACTCAGATCATAGTTGGAAGAGCTTAGGTATTGATATGCGCGGGAGAAGTTCTTTATTAAAGAAATCTTATCGTGCTGGTAGTCAACATATAGATTTAGCCCTTAATTTCTTGAAACAAGAAAAGAAATTGGAAGAGGAAGTAAATAAATTTTATTGTCCAATGAGTGAACTATCTTTTGAGAACGAAATGAAAGATGGAGTTAGTTTTATTGAAGGATCATATGAAGATATTAGTAATAAAGTTTACGAGCTTATTAAGCGCGAGGGCTATAAGCCAGAAGATATATTGATTTTATGCAGAGAGCGAAAAGATTGTGAGAGTATACAGGAAAAACTAAATCATGAAATACGTCAAAAAGTAAAAGTTACAAAAAATATTACTGAAGGACATTTAATTATAACAACATATCATTCATCAAAAGGTCTTGAGGCACCAATTGTATTTTTAGTTGATGTAGATAAGTTTGAGAGAATGCAGCTTGAACAAAATGATATTAAACTCCGCAAGTTACTATATGTAGGCATGACAAGATCATCTGAGCATTTATACATTCATGCTGGAAGTTATGATAAACCTTCCTTTGGACAAGTATTAAGGAACGAAATATCTTGA
- a CDS encoding TerD family protein, protein MIHTLVRGQKIDVTKNHPGIRGVLVDLTWDAPMNMDVDASAFLVGFNGKITKEEDFVFYGQPYSSCRSVQLDQNETNGNKQRFSIDFTHIKDDVQKIVFSITIHNAEEKKQALRDVSHIQLKISNAQSGLEIIHFPITHPFTDESAIIVGELYRHGGGWKFNPIGAGYFGGLAALCKNFGIEIAEDEKQTAPPVEKKIVPTSPPVQKIINVVKVELKKKQSINIQKSKMVTATLEWETNKDLDLYCFYVTTNGEIGKVYYKNLGSSKVAPYIVLDGDSQEPGKETIRIYRPEALKYILFAAYSAVGNGIGSFYSMKAKAVVDNHMGSVVTAPLLEINDHAYWVCIAHIDFTNLNEMKISHVESYSKDHSEASPLLYENGKFRMDVGPIEFKNEEDYQKYYK, encoded by the coding sequence ATGATACATACTTTAGTAAGGGGACAAAAGATAGACGTCACAAAGAATCATCCGGGGATTAGAGGAGTACTGGTAGATTTAACTTGGGATGCCCCGATGAATATGGATGTAGATGCATCAGCTTTTTTAGTAGGGTTTAATGGGAAAATTACTAAAGAAGAAGATTTCGTTTTCTATGGACAACCTTATTCTAGTTGTCGATCTGTTCAATTGGACCAAAATGAAACAAATGGAAATAAACAAAGATTTTCGATAGATTTTACTCATATAAAAGATGACGTACAAAAGATTGTATTTTCGATTACAATTCATAATGCCGAAGAGAAGAAACAGGCGCTACGAGATGTTTCACATATTCAATTAAAAATAAGCAACGCACAATCAGGATTAGAAATTATTCATTTTCCTATCACACATCCATTTACAGATGAGAGTGCCATTATTGTTGGAGAGCTGTATCGACATGGGGGAGGATGGAAGTTCAATCCTATTGGAGCTGGCTATTTTGGTGGGTTAGCTGCATTGTGTAAAAATTTTGGGATAGAAATCGCAGAGGATGAAAAACAAACTGCTCCTCCTGTAGAGAAGAAAATAGTTCCTACTTCACCTCCAGTACAAAAAATTATTAATGTAGTTAAGGTTGAATTGAAGAAAAAACAATCTATAAATATACAAAAATCTAAAATGGTAACAGCTACTTTAGAGTGGGAAACAAATAAAGACCTAGACTTATATTGTTTTTACGTGACAACTAATGGAGAGATAGGAAAGGTTTATTATAAAAATCTAGGTTCATCTAAAGTGGCACCGTATATTGTGTTGGACGGTGATTCACAAGAGCCAGGAAAAGAAACAATCCGTATTTACCGACCAGAAGCTTTAAAATATATTTTATTTGCTGCGTATAGTGCTGTCGGAAATGGAATAGGTAGTTTCTATTCTATGAAAGCTAAAGCTGTTGTCGATAATCATATGGGAAGCGTTGTAACAGCACCATTATTAGAAATAAATGACCATGCTTATTGGGTGTGCATTGCTCATATTGATTTCACCAATTTAAATGAGATGAAAATTTCACATGTAGAAAGTTACTCAAAAGACCATTCAGAGGCTTCACCACTGCTGTACGAGAATGGGAAGTTCCGAATGGATGTTGGGCCGATTGAATTTAAAAATGAAGAGGATTATCAGAAGTATTATAAATAA
- a CDS encoding MrcB family domain-containing protein, whose translation MLEQLIIELAKSMKQAKDINGDKNYLIINKDDEGLDVEMKISRGQYEEEASYFKVSFELLKNTWEKFIAMRTVKSENFGQAGECNVFLLALFSQLPFVNVMESGAITFKEFQTDNLPSEKYDKVMLFLEEIMNGTYNPSKLREQTDENLYRVKSNARQDLRLLGFLTESHEMNQLLLSEYVQSEDKKNYMAQLVLKQEYFRHALFVLGLLEKYSKDEKKEALVDFGMTIVRNSLGDNLMVESVAKRRTNNLLDWLEQVGLINDEWIPVEPYVKDDGEKGGSMDSNLREKFLTVMNEYLQARTERFAGHKMGAVVRHEMPTEITRLPFINHNQYVVTGSVGQGNWAAVPWLAIMNKDITTSTQRGYYIVYLFSEDMERLYLTLAQGVTETTKEEMQKIKEEIREQIHMSQKVKKDDEIFLGTSQKAKGYANSTASYIAYDANKMPSEKELVEDLEEMLRYYEGFIAYKEKGTKYEMIYERKEVYLDQQSIIDHVSSYIQSKGFFYEKKDLINFFLSLKTKPFVILSGISGTGKTKIVQWFAESLGATEENGQFTLIPVRPDWSDSSDLLGYVNLQGEFQERPLIKVLEAADANPNRPYFVVLDEMNLARVEYYFSDFLSVIESRKWKDGKIVTSPVLPESITNKHITIPSNVYIIGTVNMDETTHPLSKKVLDRANTIEFNTVNLDYFNFLMDVEEKEAEIASNRSLETEYLHLKECFKENEDLVRNISTILIEINKTLEPVGAQVGYRIRDEICFYMAYNEQGKLLSFDEALDYQIYQKILPRLAGSDGRTEEVLKQLYVLCTSEEYDSGNNDASYAKYPRSANKLSHMLRRFEYDGFTSFWI comes from the coding sequence ATGTTAGAGCAACTCATAATTGAATTGGCTAAATCAATGAAGCAGGCTAAAGATATAAATGGTGATAAAAATTATTTAATTATAAATAAGGATGATGAAGGATTAGACGTTGAAATGAAAATTTCACGTGGACAATATGAAGAAGAAGCGTCTTATTTTAAAGTGAGCTTTGAACTTCTTAAAAACACTTGGGAAAAGTTTATCGCTATGCGTACGGTAAAAAGTGAGAATTTCGGACAAGCAGGTGAATGTAATGTTTTCTTGTTAGCTCTCTTTTCACAGCTGCCATTTGTGAATGTAATGGAATCAGGAGCTATTACATTTAAAGAATTCCAAACCGATAACCTACCAAGCGAAAAATACGATAAAGTCATGCTCTTTTTAGAAGAGATAATGAATGGTACATATAATCCAAGTAAGTTACGTGAACAAACGGATGAAAATTTATATAGAGTGAAATCTAATGCGCGCCAAGATTTAAGATTGTTGGGCTTTTTGACTGAATCTCATGAAATGAATCAGCTGCTATTAAGCGAATATGTTCAATCGGAAGATAAGAAAAACTACATGGCACAGCTAGTTTTAAAACAAGAATATTTCCGTCATGCTTTATTTGTTCTTGGATTGTTAGAGAAGTATTCAAAGGATGAAAAGAAAGAAGCTCTAGTTGATTTTGGAATGACGATTGTCCGAAATTCATTAGGGGATAATTTGATGGTCGAATCGGTAGCGAAGAGGCGAACAAATAACTTACTAGATTGGCTTGAACAAGTAGGACTAATTAATGATGAATGGATTCCTGTTGAACCATATGTAAAAGATGATGGAGAAAAGGGCGGTAGTATGGACAGTAATTTACGTGAAAAGTTTTTAACGGTTATGAATGAGTATTTACAGGCGAGAACAGAAAGATTTGCAGGTCATAAAATGGGAGCGGTTGTTAGGCATGAAATGCCAACGGAAATAACGAGATTACCATTTATTAATCATAATCAATATGTTGTCACAGGATCAGTTGGACAAGGGAATTGGGCTGCTGTTCCGTGGCTTGCGATTATGAATAAAGACATTACGACATCTACTCAAAGAGGTTATTATATCGTTTACTTATTTAGTGAAGATATGGAGCGATTATATTTAACGCTGGCGCAAGGTGTAACGGAAACAACTAAAGAAGAAATGCAAAAAATTAAAGAAGAGATTCGAGAGCAAATACATATGTCCCAAAAGGTGAAGAAAGATGACGAGATCTTCCTAGGTACAAGCCAAAAAGCAAAAGGATATGCGAATTCAACAGCGTCTTATATTGCGTACGATGCTAATAAAATGCCAAGTGAAAAAGAGTTAGTAGAGGATCTAGAAGAAATGCTTCGCTATTATGAGGGATTCATAGCTTATAAAGAGAAAGGAACGAAATATGAAATGATCTATGAGAGGAAAGAAGTGTATTTAGATCAGCAATCAATTATTGATCATGTGTCTTCTTATATTCAAAGTAAAGGTTTCTTTTATGAGAAAAAGGATCTTATTAATTTCTTCCTTTCATTAAAGACGAAGCCATTTGTGATTTTGTCAGGTATTTCCGGTACAGGGAAAACGAAAATTGTACAGTGGTTTGCGGAGAGTTTAGGGGCTACAGAAGAGAATGGACAATTTACGCTTATTCCGGTTCGACCTGATTGGAGTGATAGCTCTGATTTACTCGGTTATGTGAATCTTCAAGGGGAATTTCAAGAAAGACCGTTAATTAAGGTGCTTGAAGCCGCGGATGCAAATCCAAATAGACCTTATTTTGTAGTATTGGATGAGATGAACTTAGCTCGAGTGGAATACTATTTTAGTGATTTTTTAAGTGTAATTGAGAGCCGTAAATGGAAAGATGGGAAAATTGTTACGTCACCAGTACTTCCAGAATCAATTACGAATAAGCATATTACAATTCCATCAAATGTATATATTATCGGAACTGTAAATATGGATGAAACGACACATCCGTTAAGTAAGAAAGTATTAGATCGCGCGAATACAATTGAATTTAATACCGTTAACTTAGATTATTTTAATTTCTTAATGGACGTAGAAGAGAAGGAAGCTGAAATTGCTTCAAATCGCTCTTTAGAAACCGAATATCTTCATTTAAAAGAGTGCTTTAAAGAAAACGAAGATCTTGTGAGAAACATATCAACTATTTTAATAGAAATAAATAAAACACTTGAACCAGTTGGAGCTCAAGTTGGATATCGTATACGAGACGAAATTTGCTTTTATATGGCATATAACGAACAAGGGAAGTTACTATCGTTTGATGAGGCGCTTGATTATCAAATATATCAAAAGATTTTACCGCGTCTTGCAGGGAGCGATGGAAGAACAGAAGAGGTATTAAAGCAGTTGTATGTATTATGTACAAGTGAAGAATATGATAGTGGCAATAATGACGCTTCGTATGCTAAGTATCCTCGTTCAGCTAACAAGTTGTCTCATATGTTAAGGAGGTTCGAGTATGATGGTTTCACCTCTTTCTGGATCTAA
- a CDS encoding tripartite tricarboxylate transporter substrate binding protein, translating into MKKRLLLCIWIMTGVIAGCSSEKSHTNKVNIDKVEIVAPNVQGAGWDLTARAMQKTLTEEKIFTKPITVTNKVGGSGDVGWKYTKQKGGHVLAINSSLLITNNLLGHSKLTYKDFTPLATLASDWEVVVVSKDSSVENAKQLMEQLKQDKKNFKIGVAPGLGNDDHLSFVQVSKAFGLNPAELEFFVYENKEKIINALTNKQIGAATMTLSEAEKQYKAGKIKILAVSAPKRLDRLPEIPTWKEQGINVIFQHWKGIMGPKDMTEEEVAYWDGVIKRMVESDSWKGILRERGWNSYYKDSGETKVFLEESSGWYGGMVGGDRGDK; encoded by the coding sequence ATGAAAAAACGATTATTACTATGTATATGGATCATGACAGGAGTAATAGCTGGTTGTTCCTCGGAAAAATCCCATACGAATAAAGTGAACATCGACAAAGTAGAAATCGTTGCGCCAAACGTTCAAGGAGCAGGATGGGACTTAACAGCACGAGCGATGCAAAAAACGCTCACAGAAGAAAAAATCTTCACAAAACCAATCACTGTCACAAACAAAGTAGGCGGCAGCGGTGATGTTGGATGGAAATATACGAAACAAAAAGGCGGTCACGTACTTGCGATTAACTCAAGCTTACTTATAACGAACAACCTACTAGGCCATAGTAAACTAACATATAAAGACTTCACACCACTCGCAACATTAGCATCAGACTGGGAAGTCGTTGTCGTATCAAAAGACTCTAGCGTAGAAAACGCAAAACAACTCATGGAACAACTAAAACAAGACAAGAAAAACTTCAAAATCGGCGTTGCCCCCGGCCTAGGAAACGACGATCACCTATCCTTCGTACAAGTAAGCAAAGCATTCGGCCTAAACCCAGCCGAACTGGAATTCTTTGTCTACGAAAACAAAGAAAAAATCATCAACGCCCTAACGAATAAACAAATAGGCGCCGCAACCATGACCCTATCCGAAGCCGAAAAACAATACAAAGCCGGCAAAATAAAAATACTAGCCGTATCTGCACCAAAACGACTAGACCGACTCCCAGAAATCCCAACGTGGAAAGAACAAGGAATCAACGTCATATTCCAGCACTGGAAAGGAATTATGGGCCCGAAAGATATGACGGAGGAAGAGGTTGCTTATTGGGATGGTGTAATTAAGAGGATGGTTGAGAGTGATAGTTGGAAGGGGATTTTGAGGGAGCGGGGTTGGAATTCTTATTATAAGGATAGTGGGGAGACGAAGGTATTTTTGGAGGAGAGTAGTGGGTGGTATGGGGGAATGGTTGGTGGAGATAGAGGAGATAAGTAA
- a CDS encoding ATP-binding protein, with protein sequence MKKSRKVSLQTKIVSLIIALILFVVLLLAGIFVYIQSVDTKRQVEQLALQTAKSLSFMPAIKDAFQNNEHKSTIQSIAEQVREQAGADYVIIEDRYGVMYSHSNSELIGTKSNNPYNYEALTFGGYYALEGNGASGPALMAKAPIIVHNGDYDQVVGVVTVEFLIKGIESNILSRTKEIILFSLAVLLVGIIGGILLARSIRKDTLGLEPNEIAALYRERSAILLSIKEGIIAIDQNGFITMMNTSAEEVLHVNDDYMQQHISKVLPDFNMERVLENDQEIAFQDKVFILNMTPILENNNTVGVVCSFRDKTELQNLVNTISEVRKYSEDLRAQTHEFTNKLFVLSGLLQLGHYKEAIEFIQQESNIHQSQNHILFHQIHDAKVQAILLGKIGTASEKKIDFHIEGDSALHPLPDHIQVSHLITILGNIIDNAFDAVSGQEEKNVSFFVTDIGHDIVFEVIDSGIGIPAEKITTIFQKGFSTKGNNRGYGLANVKEMVDVLEGTIEIQNEKNGGAIFTIYLPKILREST encoded by the coding sequence ATGAAGAAATCACGCAAAGTGTCATTACAAACGAAAATAGTAAGCTTAATTATCGCGTTAATTTTATTTGTCGTTCTCCTATTAGCGGGGATATTTGTTTACATTCAGTCCGTTGATACGAAGCGACAAGTGGAGCAGTTAGCACTGCAAACAGCGAAGTCGCTTTCTTTTATGCCTGCTATAAAAGATGCTTTTCAAAATAACGAGCATAAAAGTACCATTCAATCCATTGCGGAACAAGTTCGTGAGCAAGCTGGTGCAGATTACGTCATTATAGAAGATCGCTATGGGGTTATGTATTCTCATTCTAATTCGGAATTGATTGGTACAAAGAGTAACAATCCATATAACTATGAAGCACTCACTTTTGGTGGCTATTATGCGCTTGAAGGAAATGGTGCAAGTGGTCCGGCTTTAATGGCGAAGGCACCTATTATTGTTCATAACGGAGACTACGATCAAGTCGTAGGCGTTGTGACAGTGGAGTTTCTAATAAAAGGCATTGAATCTAACATATTGAGCAGAACGAAAGAAATTATCCTCTTTTCCTTAGCGGTGTTACTAGTTGGAATCATTGGTGGCATCCTTTTAGCACGTAGTATCAGAAAAGATACACTCGGTTTAGAGCCGAATGAAATCGCAGCGCTATACAGGGAACGAAGCGCGATACTACTATCTATAAAAGAAGGGATTATCGCCATTGATCAAAATGGCTTTATTACGATGATGAATACGTCGGCAGAAGAGGTGCTACATGTAAATGATGATTATATGCAGCAGCACATCTCAAAAGTTTTGCCTGATTTTAATATGGAGAGAGTGCTAGAAAACGATCAAGAAATCGCGTTTCAAGATAAAGTGTTTATTTTAAACATGACACCGATACTCGAAAATAATAATACGGTAGGCGTTGTATGTAGTTTTAGAGATAAAACAGAACTGCAAAACCTTGTGAACACAATATCTGAGGTAAGAAAGTATTCGGAGGACTTACGTGCTCAAACGCATGAATTTACAAATAAGCTTTTCGTCTTATCAGGATTACTTCAGTTAGGACATTACAAAGAAGCGATTGAATTTATCCAGCAAGAATCTAATATTCATCAAAGCCAAAACCATATTTTATTCCATCAAATTCACGATGCGAAAGTACAAGCTATTTTATTAGGAAAAATCGGAACAGCGTCTGAGAAGAAAATTGATTTTCATATTGAAGGAGATAGTGCGCTTCATCCGTTACCAGACCATATACAAGTTTCACACCTTATTACGATACTTGGAAACATAATCGACAATGCGTTTGATGCGGTGAGTGGGCAAGAGGAGAAGAATGTTTCCTTCTTTGTTACGGATATTGGACACGATATTGTGTTTGAAGTGATAGATAGTGGGATAGGAATACCGGCAGAAAAAATAACGACCATTTTTCAAAAAGGATTTTCAACGAAAGGAAACAATCGTGGTTACGGACTAGCAAACGTGAAAGAAATGGTAGATGTACTAGAAGGAACAATTGAAATTCAAAACGAGAAAAATGGGGGAGCTATTTTTACAATTTACCTTCCGAAAATATTGAGAGAAAGTACATGA
- a CDS encoding response regulator, giving the protein MLKVAIAEDDFRVAQIQEEFLSKIKDVKVIGKALNAKETMELLQKEEIDLLLLDNYLPDGIGTDLLPKIHADFPDVDVIMVTAANENHMLEKAIRNGVSNYLIKPVTLEKFVRTIEDYKRKKQLLHSNNEVNQALIDNFFGTSQTQDIKNLPTGVDPLTLQKVKGIIKGFEEGITIEEMGEQMGASRTTARRYLEYLVATNECTVEYTYGIIGRPERKYRIGRGL; this is encoded by the coding sequence ATGTTGAAGGTTGCAATTGCAGAAGATGATTTCCGCGTCGCGCAAATTCAAGAAGAGTTTTTATCAAAAATAAAGGACGTAAAAGTGATCGGAAAAGCATTGAACGCGAAAGAAACGATGGAACTACTACAAAAGGAAGAAATCGATTTACTTCTATTAGATAACTACTTACCGGACGGAATCGGTACAGACTTATTGCCGAAAATTCATGCAGACTTTCCAGACGTTGACGTCATTATGGTTACAGCGGCAAATGAAAATCACATGTTAGAAAAAGCAATTCGAAACGGCGTAAGCAACTACCTTATAAAACCGGTCACGTTAGAAAAATTCGTTCGCACAATTGAAGATTATAAAAGAAAGAAGCAATTATTACATAGTAACAATGAAGTGAATCAAGCACTAATCGATAACTTCTTCGGTACTTCGCAAACACAAGACATAAAAAACTTACCGACAGGTGTCGATCCGTTAACACTGCAAAAAGTGAAAGGCATTATAAAAGGATTCGAAGAGGGAATTACAATAGAAGAAATGGGAGAACAAATGGGGGCCTCCAGAACAACCGCAAGAAGATATTTAGAATACTTAGTAGCGACAAATGAATGCACAGTAGAGTACACATACGGCATTATCGGACGACCAGAACGAAAATATCGAATAGGACGAGGACTATGA